A stretch of DNA from Pseudorca crassidens isolate mPseCra1 chromosome X, mPseCra1.hap1, whole genome shotgun sequence:
TAGTCTCTTACTAGAGTAGGAACtggagaagaaagataaaaatttaatgaCTCTCACTGATTTTTTGAGGCGAAAATATACCCATAAACTATAGGCAAAAGtgtgggagggggcttccctggtggcgcagtggttgagaatcctgccaatgcaggggacgtagcttcgtgccccggtccgggaagatcccacatgccgcggagcggctgggcccgtgagccacgacagctgagcctgcgcgtccggagcctgtgctccgcaacgggagaggccacaacagtgagaggcccgcgtaccgcaaaaaaaataaataaataaaaatagaagtgtgGGAGGAAACTTCGCAATCTTGGGGAGAGATGAAGAATCAGACTAAGTTGATGTATTTGGGAAAGACTACAGCAAAAAATGATTATTTACCACATCTTACATTGTTTTCAAAGTACTTTCAAGAAATCATATTTAATCATGTATGAGAACTGAGTGTTCAATATTTACTATGATAGCTGATCTTCCTATCtagtaaaactgaaaatttctcgagtcattttttaataatcatttcaTACTCAAATGTAAATTGGAAAGAATTTTAAGCCTTCAATcctcttatttttgtaaatgaaattggGGCCCTGAGTAGTAAAATAACTTGCCTAATGTGACAAGTCTGTGGCACTGGAATTTATGCCAGTTTGTGGATGCATATATAGTGAGACACTGGTTCATCTTTACTTAATATACCTGCAATTATTTCTGAAATCATTCTTCTACCTTCCCTTGGCATCACCTAATAAAGCAGAACTCCCCAAACCTGGGAATTGTATTGAGATCTAATTTTGTGGCTTTCTGTCTTATGTGCTGACATCACAGAAGTGTGAGGAAACTTAAATGAGATTGGAAAGTTAGTAACCTCATTAGTATATTAAGTTATTGTACTCCCCCTTCTCTTTATTCTCCTCCCTCATCCACTCAAAAATAAGACAACCTGAATCCCATGACATGACCCTTTCTTTCCAGATTTTCATTATTTGTCCAGACCATTTCCTCCaaacttcaaaaatttttattttgaaagaatgagagaaataagACAGAGAGGTATCAATCAACAAGAACAATGATATCGAAGAAAATACAATAATTTGTACTCCCCCCACACACAACACTCCCACCCCTTTCCCTATCCCTGGCACAATAATATTAAAACCATCAAAGTACATCTAACAAGGAGAAGCAGCAGTACGTAATGAAGAAAGCAAATTTTCATACTGCTCAATCCAACTAACCTATATCAAATGTCCTTCCCCCAGCTAAACTCAACTCACTGGAATGATAAAGAGGTGTAGAGGAGACAGCTGTGGGGGTAACTTGGATCTCTGCTTACACTAGCAAAGCTTAGTGAAAATTCAATAGGAATAGTGAATCTGTTTGGCAGAGAAACACTGGATACGGCTCCTCTGTCAAATTTCAGATGATTTAAGAGAACAGCTAGTTTGAGATTCACAGACTTCTAACGGGACTAATCCTTGCTCCCTCAACCACAACAGTGGAGCAGCTGCCAAATCCTGGTTAGCTGCTGAGAATAGTGGAAGTGAGGCAGCGTTTGGcttaagaaaatccaaaaaagatgTCCGATATAAAGTTTACTGTTTCAGTTTCCAAGTGTGAGTAAAGGAGCTTAGTAGGTTGGGCTCCGACAAAGGCAAGGTGAAACTTCTAATTTTATCACTTGAAGAATTAGATTATCTATTGACTGCACATTTCCCTTATTTTAATTAAACTCAGTATGGAGTATTTACAATTTAAACAACTGTTAAAGTAGAAGTTAATTCATTTTACATGTAACTCAGTGTCTCAAATTGAAGGAAATTTTTCCTAAAGTGGTAGGTTTAAGTTTTCAGCTTAATCTAGTGAGGGATTCCTCCATCCCATGGGAATACATAGTTTGTTTTATACCAAGAAGTAAGTAGCGTTCTCTTTATAGgagatttattttattctgcCTTCACTAGAATCAGTCGATAAAGGGAAGATACCTATGCAGGATTAGTTCAAGATCAGAGCCTTCTCCTTCGCACGTGTGTGCaaacacgcaaacacacacacacagtaagtaACATTTTCCCACACTTAATCTCACAGTCACATGCTTGCTGGAGTCCATCTCACAAATACACTTCAATAGTTAGCCATATACATGTACATGCAGCAAGATGTGAGAGTTGCCCCAGAGTGATTAAAGGTGGTGCACATACATCTATGTGGGGAGGTCATTTTAGGGTATAGGTGTACACAAGCCAATAGGGCCATTAATTTGTAGGTTATATTTGTCCCTTTTCCcccaagataaataaatcaaatgaaaaacacacactGACATCTTCCTGGGTGTCATGGAGGCAACTGCCTGGAAGGTCCACTTTTTTGCACTTCCGCTTTCCTACGACAATTTCATTTTGCCCTGAGGGGCCTTCTCATATAAGGACGGCTGCTCCTCGGTATTTCCCGCATTGCCGGTACTCCCCGCATTCCCTGGCAGCGAGGATTTCTTCTCAGAGGACCGGTCTTCGGGCTTTCGGGCAATCAGTAGGCGGCAGGTGAGCAGGATGCCGAACACCAGGGCATGGGCGTAGCGTTTGAGAGGATCACCGACTAGCTGGTGGAAGAAGAGCACAGCCAACACCAGCAAAAGTAGGAAGAAGTTGGCCACATCTTTGGGACGCCCAGGCACAAGGGTCATGACAATGCCACAGGCCACCTCAAGAGCACCAATGCTTTTGCGGAGGAGAATGGAA
This window harbors:
- the TMEM35A gene encoding novel acetylcholine receptor chaperone; its protein translation is MASPRTVTVVALSVALGLFFVFMGTIKLTPRLSKDAYSEMKRAYKSYVRALPLLKKMGINSILLRKSIGALEVACGIVMTLVPGRPKDVANFFLLLLVLAVLFFHQLVGDPLKRYAHALVFGILLTCRLLIARKPEDRSSEKKSSLPGNAGSTGNAGNTEEQPSLYEKAPQGKMKLS